The following proteins come from a genomic window of Pirellula staleyi DSM 6068:
- a CDS encoding thymidine phosphorylase, which translates to MLTPSLVIAKKRDGGELTREEVEWFISRFASGEIPDYQMSALAMAIYIRGMSTEEIAALTDAMLASGVTLAWPTLKGKIVDKHSTGGIGDKTSLILAPLLATCGLYVPMISGRGLGATGGTLDKLESIPGFRTNLSLTEIQEITARVGCVITGASADIAPADRKLYALRDVTATVPSIPLITASIMSKKLAAGLDRLVLDVKYGSGAFMKSLDDARALARSLVDTGKRMNVTTTALLTDMNQPLGSFAGNAVEVWECIEAMRGRCATDLWQVTAELGAELVVGAGIAADLESALELFAEKVSSGAVLMKFFEMVAEQGGDIDAFGELMEAKFGIGGESDSEHWPTLQGGHVIEARSAGFVQSIHTEKLGLAIIEKGGGRKVQTDRLDHWTGIEMLCRIGDEVREGQPIVRVFSSDDQLIRVAPMIQHAITFSHEPVESPPLIVERVE; encoded by the coding sequence ATGCTCACCCCAAGTCTTGTGATTGCGAAAAAACGTGATGGTGGCGAGCTGACGCGCGAGGAAGTGGAGTGGTTCATCAGCCGCTTTGCGAGTGGCGAGATTCCCGACTATCAGATGTCGGCCTTGGCGATGGCGATCTACATTCGGGGGATGAGTACCGAAGAGATCGCGGCGCTCACCGATGCGATGCTCGCTAGTGGCGTGACGCTCGCTTGGCCCACGCTGAAGGGAAAGATCGTCGACAAGCATAGCACCGGCGGCATCGGGGATAAGACGTCGCTGATCCTGGCCCCGCTGCTGGCGACATGCGGGCTCTACGTCCCCATGATCTCGGGGCGCGGTCTCGGAGCGACTGGCGGAACGCTCGATAAGCTGGAGTCGATTCCAGGCTTTCGGACCAACCTTTCGCTCACCGAGATTCAGGAGATCACGGCGCGTGTGGGGTGCGTGATTACCGGAGCGTCGGCCGATATTGCGCCGGCGGATCGCAAGCTGTATGCCCTGCGGGATGTGACGGCGACGGTGCCGAGCATTCCGCTGATCACGGCCAGCATCATGAGCAAAAAGCTTGCTGCGGGGCTCGATCGGCTGGTGCTCGATGTGAAGTATGGCAGCGGCGCGTTCATGAAATCGCTCGACGATGCGCGGGCGCTTGCGCGGTCGCTGGTCGATACCGGCAAACGGATGAACGTGACGACGACGGCGCTTTTGACCGATATGAATCAGCCGCTCGGATCCTTTGCGGGGAATGCGGTGGAAGTGTGGGAATGCATCGAGGCGATGCGCGGCCGGTGCGCGACCGACTTATGGCAAGTGACCGCCGAGCTGGGGGCTGAGCTGGTGGTGGGGGCGGGGATTGCGGCGGATCTCGAGAGCGCGCTTGAACTGTTTGCCGAAAAGGTGAGCAGCGGCGCGGTGCTGATGAAGTTTTTCGAGATGGTGGCAGAGCAAGGGGGCGACATCGACGCGTTTGGCGAGCTGATGGAAGCGAAGTTTGGAATCGGTGGCGAGAGCGACAGCGAGCATTGGCCGACGCTGCAAGGTGGGCATGTGATTGAGGCTCGCTCGGCCGGTTTTGTGCAGAGCATCCATACCGAGAAACTAGGACTGGCGATCATCGAGAAGGGGGGCGGGCGGAAGGTGCAGACCGATCGGCTCGATCACTGGACCGGGATCGAGATGCTTTGCCGCATCGGGGATGAAGTGCGCGAGGGACAGCCGATCGTGCGAGTGTTTAGTAGCGACGATCAGCTGATCCGAGTTGCGCCGATGATTCAGCATGCGATTACGTTTTCGCACGAGCCGGTGGAATCGCCGCCGCTGATTGTGGAGCGGGTGGAGTAG
- a CDS encoding metallophosphoesterase family protein, with translation MNLDRRHFLHSSLVLGSSAGLAGLTALGGLSGLVGPTGQALAAPMFADNPTFQPRALMATWQRDPTTTMTLQWLGTSKEDGLSRNLWYRRSGDDAWLEVPHTARPFPQTELWQFRAELTGLAPDTTYRIRIGLDSPQASIRTMPAKATSEITFISGGDSGTGSASRRTNKLAALQSPRFVLLGGDLAYENGKSADTFLKFLDHYAADLRDDKGHLIPLVACLGNHEVDGAYDKPREKAPFFYAMFDGLYTDTGYATLDFGDYLSLVLLDSGHTSKVVGDQTDWLLRTLKEREERPNLFVANHVPMYPCVRSANGSLNEAMREHWSPLLERYNVDAVLEHHDHAFKRTHRLLDGLIDERGIPYLGDGSWGQIRNPEGPDKRPFLAKSTQSYHLSLHRIEGPDRYHLALSDLGKVVDILHTRKLART, from the coding sequence ATGAATCTCGATCGACGTCACTTCCTCCACTCGTCGCTGGTTCTCGGCAGTTCGGCGGGTCTTGCTGGACTGACTGCTCTCGGGGGACTAAGTGGCTTGGTGGGACCGACCGGACAGGCCCTCGCAGCGCCGATGTTCGCCGATAATCCGACGTTTCAGCCTCGCGCACTGATGGCGACCTGGCAGCGCGATCCGACCACCACAATGACGCTGCAGTGGCTCGGCACGAGCAAAGAAGATGGGCTCTCGCGCAACCTGTGGTATCGCCGCAGTGGCGACGACGCGTGGCTGGAAGTCCCTCATACAGCGCGCCCCTTTCCGCAAACCGAGCTGTGGCAATTTCGCGCGGAGCTCACGGGCCTCGCGCCCGATACGACCTATCGGATTCGGATCGGACTCGATTCTCCGCAAGCGAGCATCCGGACGATGCCGGCCAAGGCGACGAGCGAAATCACGTTCATTTCGGGAGGGGACAGCGGCACCGGCAGTGCCTCGCGACGGACCAATAAACTGGCTGCGCTGCAGTCGCCGCGCTTCGTGCTGCTGGGAGGAGACTTAGCGTACGAAAATGGAAAATCGGCCGATACGTTTCTGAAATTCCTCGACCACTACGCCGCCGATCTGCGCGACGACAAAGGGCATTTGATTCCGCTGGTTGCATGCCTGGGAAATCACGAGGTCGATGGAGCGTACGATAAGCCGCGCGAGAAAGCGCCGTTTTTCTACGCCATGTTCGACGGGCTCTATACCGACACTGGCTATGCGACGCTCGATTTTGGGGACTACCTGTCGCTTGTGCTGCTGGACTCGGGTCACACATCGAAAGTGGTCGGTGACCAAACCGACTGGCTCCTCCGAACTTTGAAAGAGCGCGAAGAGCGGCCCAATCTGTTCGTGGCCAATCACGTGCCGATGTATCCGTGTGTGCGTAGCGCCAATGGGAGCCTCAACGAAGCGATGCGCGAGCATTGGTCGCCACTGCTCGAGCGCTACAACGTCGACGCCGTGCTCGAGCATCACGACCACGCTTTCAAGCGGACACATCGCCTGCTCGACGGCCTGATCGACGAGCGCGGCATTCCGTATCTGGGGGATGGTTCGTGGGGACAGATTCGGAATCCCGAAGGGCCCGATAAGCGTCCGTTCCTGGCGAAATCAACGCAGTCGTATCACCTGTCGCTCCACCGCATCGAAGGGCCCGACCGCTATCACCTGGCTCTCTCGGACCTGGGGAAAGTGGTCGACATTCTGCATACCCGCAAGCTCGCCCGGACGTAG
- a CDS encoding response regulator has product MRSNSEVVEVHHPLRAIARLMREKFDGVYVAAEHFNEAVRLGRLLENDRILEGMPDAVALLDADSTILWANERLRSWSHRGNIVGESFFQALSNPEVVGSELTPFTSAVRLNRATTSTLKTSDGRYLHLHAAPVTDPKENTRHLVVTARDVTVETQQQQKLHAIQDAGRELADLKPDEIFDMPIEQRVDLLKANILHCTKDLLKFDVVEIRLIDEKNNQLVPLLEMGMDPEAANRILYADKERNGVTGFVAATGKSYLCEDTASDPMYLQGVKDAKSSLTVPLKLHNEVIGTFNVESPQPGAFSDSDLQFLEIFCRDLAVSLNTLQLLAAQRANACQESVEAIHSEVALPIDEILSDAIFVTERTEGLPPEMQARLQTILRNARDIKRVIQNVGRKMAPADAVPAAQHTQQRPKLVGRRVLVVDAEQAVRSSAHALLERYGCVVETAQRGAEAEMLYQHSLRDGRYDVVLTGTKLPDMSGYDLMMRLKRMVDPVPLILMSEFGWDAGHTLVKARQAGLHTRGNIMKPFILPQLLDTVEVIIEWSLLPIEAPAQA; this is encoded by the coding sequence TTGCGTAGCAACTCGGAAGTGGTGGAAGTTCATCATCCGCTGCGGGCCATCGCGAGATTGATGCGCGAGAAGTTCGATGGCGTGTACGTCGCCGCTGAACATTTCAACGAAGCAGTCCGACTCGGACGCCTCCTCGAAAACGATCGCATCCTTGAAGGGATGCCCGATGCCGTCGCGCTCCTCGATGCCGATAGCACCATCCTCTGGGCCAACGAACGACTTCGCAGCTGGAGTCATCGGGGCAACATCGTCGGCGAAAGCTTCTTCCAGGCACTCAGCAATCCCGAAGTGGTCGGCTCCGAGCTCACCCCCTTCACGTCGGCGGTGCGACTCAACCGCGCCACAACCTCGACCCTGAAGACGAGCGACGGCCGCTACCTGCATCTCCACGCCGCCCCGGTCACCGATCCAAAAGAAAACACACGCCACCTGGTGGTCACCGCGCGCGATGTCACCGTCGAAACGCAGCAGCAGCAAAAACTGCACGCCATTCAGGATGCTGGTCGCGAACTGGCCGACCTGAAGCCCGACGAAATTTTCGACATGCCGATCGAACAGCGCGTCGATCTGCTCAAAGCCAACATTCTGCACTGTACGAAAGATCTGCTGAAATTCGACGTCGTCGAGATTCGCCTGATCGACGAGAAGAACAACCAGCTCGTCCCGCTGCTCGAAATGGGAATGGACCCCGAAGCAGCCAATCGCATTCTCTACGCCGATAAAGAACGTAACGGTGTCACCGGATTTGTCGCGGCGACCGGCAAGAGCTACCTCTGCGAAGATACCGCCAGCGATCCGATGTACCTGCAAGGGGTGAAGGACGCCAAGAGCTCCCTCACCGTTCCGCTAAAACTGCACAACGAAGTGATCGGCACGTTCAACGTCGAAAGCCCCCAGCCGGGCGCTTTTTCCGACAGCGATCTGCAGTTCCTCGAGATTTTCTGCCGCGATCTGGCGGTCTCGCTCAACACACTACAGCTCCTCGCCGCGCAGCGTGCCAACGCTTGCCAAGAGAGTGTCGAAGCGATTCATAGCGAAGTCGCACTGCCGATCGACGAGATCCTGAGCGACGCCATTTTCGTCACCGAGCGCACCGAGGGACTCCCTCCCGAAATGCAAGCGCGGCTGCAAACGATTTTGCGAAACGCCCGCGATATCAAACGGGTGATTCAAAACGTCGGCCGCAAAATGGCCCCCGCCGACGCTGTCCCCGCCGCTCAGCATACCCAGCAGCGCCCCAAACTGGTCGGTCGCCGTGTGCTGGTGGTCGATGCCGAACAAGCGGTCCGCAGCAGTGCCCACGCGCTCCTGGAACGCTACGGCTGTGTTGTCGAAACCGCCCAGCGCGGAGCTGAAGCCGAAATGCTCTACCAGCATTCGCTCCGCGATGGCCGCTACGACGTCGTCCTCACTGGCACCAAGCTCCCCGACATGAGCGGCTACGACCTGATGATGCGACTCAAGCGGATGGTCGACCCCGTTCCGCTGATCCTGATGAGCGAGTTCGGCTGGGACGCCGGTCACACCCTCGTCAAAGCGCGCCAAGCGGGACTCCACACGCGCGGCAACATCATGAAGCCCTTCATCCTGCCGCAACTGCTCGACACCGTCGAGGTGATCATCGAATGGTCCCTCCTCCCCATCGAAGCCCCCGCCCAAGCCTAA
- a CDS encoding DUF2200 domain-containing protein — MARQSIGAMKFSKVYPLYVQKAEKKQRTQAEVDQIISWLTGYDAAGLAKQIAQEVNFETFFAKAPALHPNRALIKGTICGVRIEAIEDPLMREVRYLDKLIDELAQGKAMEKILRQA; from the coding sequence ATGGCCAGGCAATCGATTGGCGCGATGAAATTCTCGAAGGTCTATCCGCTCTACGTGCAGAAAGCAGAGAAGAAGCAGCGGACCCAGGCCGAAGTCGATCAAATCATCAGCTGGCTCACCGGCTACGACGCGGCGGGGCTCGCCAAGCAGATCGCGCAGGAAGTCAATTTCGAAACCTTCTTTGCCAAGGCTCCCGCGCTCCATCCCAATCGCGCGCTGATCAAAGGGACGATTTGCGGCGTCCGTATCGAAGCCATCGAAGATCCGCTGATGCGCGAAGTCCGCTATCTCGACAAACTGATCGACGAGCTCGCCCAAGGAAAAGCGATGGAGAAAATCTTGCGACAAGCGTAG
- a CDS encoding metallophosphoesterase, translating into MSPASQMLLLVASLVGHGALLVWCYNRLHALDWSRSRVKLIERTILLVSLLLALVHLALAADRELWLDLGLLAHPTWGLDDILLTIYPLTGLVALLVAIPQWLLPKLNVGPPAILVAHTQRRLDLRQELQPLPLGTSRGRFAAAIPFTEILQLQIERKTIRVPHLPAELAGLTIAHLSDLHLIGDLTETFFSRIVDETLALDADLIVITGDILEQERCFDWLPGTLGRLRAREGVYYVLGNHDKRLADPGDLRRRLDALGLTPVAGQTLHRTIRGCSISISGNELPWFGPAPDCSKLASSERPFRLLLTHTPDLYPWAREHQFDLMLAGHNHGGQIRFPYFGALVTPSLFGSRYAGGLYDEKPTVLHVSRGISGQHPLRWNCPPELPLLTLLPRE; encoded by the coding sequence ATGTCTCCCGCATCACAAATGCTGCTGCTTGTCGCTTCGCTCGTGGGGCACGGCGCGCTATTGGTCTGGTGCTACAACCGACTGCATGCCCTCGACTGGTCTCGCTCGCGCGTGAAGCTCATCGAGCGCACCATCCTGCTCGTCAGCCTCTTGCTCGCGCTGGTTCATCTAGCGCTCGCTGCCGATCGCGAGCTCTGGCTCGATCTCGGTCTGCTGGCCCATCCGACCTGGGGACTCGACGATATCCTGCTCACGATCTACCCCCTCACAGGTCTCGTCGCCCTGCTCGTCGCGATCCCCCAGTGGCTCCTGCCGAAGCTAAACGTCGGGCCCCCCGCGATCCTCGTCGCACATACCCAACGGCGCCTCGATCTGCGACAAGAACTTCAGCCTCTTCCCCTCGGCACGTCGCGCGGCCGATTCGCTGCTGCGATTCCCTTCACCGAAATCCTGCAGTTGCAAATCGAGCGCAAAACGATTCGTGTCCCGCACCTTCCCGCCGAGCTCGCTGGTCTCACGATCGCGCATCTCTCCGACCTGCATCTGATCGGCGATCTGACCGAAACTTTCTTCTCGCGGATCGTCGACGAAACCCTCGCCCTCGATGCCGACCTGATCGTGATCACCGGCGACATCCTCGAGCAAGAGCGCTGCTTCGATTGGCTCCCTGGCACGCTCGGCCGACTCCGCGCCCGCGAAGGGGTCTACTATGTCCTTGGGAATCACGATAAACGACTCGCCGACCCAGGTGATCTGCGCCGACGACTCGACGCGCTCGGACTCACGCCGGTCGCCGGACAAACACTCCACCGCACGATTCGCGGCTGCTCGATTTCAATCTCCGGGAACGAGCTCCCCTGGTTCGGCCCCGCCCCCGACTGCAGCAAACTCGCTAGTTCAGAGCGCCCGTTTCGGCTGCTCCTCACCCATACGCCCGACCTCTATCCCTGGGCGCGCGAGCACCAGTTCGACCTGATGCTTGCCGGCCATAATCATGGGGGGCAGATTCGCTTCCCCTACTTCGGCGCGCTCGTCACGCCGAGCCTGTTTGGGAGCCGCTATGCCGGTGGCCTCTACGACGAAAAGCCGACCGTGCTGCACGTCAGCCGCGGCATCTCCGGCCAACATCCGCTGCGCTGGAACTGCCCTCCCGAACTTCCGCTCCTCACACTCCTGCCGCGCGAATAG
- a CDS encoding TlpA disulfide reductase family protein → MPCWKRLVASVMLVLVVALATCSLRGEEVGDSLAGAARRLAEAERQIKSQEDYWSARERLAEQAMRLAEQDLESQEAEAVLQWVLASPRSSAVSLRASEYLAEHHGTSERTIEWLFNQQPRQWTPSLYDRLLRAKQPQELRVLLELSKALHDRELLVLSDQMKASTGGLGVYEERLGKSLVEQLRQLDDRKWMGEVIAAFKELAARHGERVVGGASIRDLADGAIFSMQHLRLGGTATGLAGKLLSDKEVDLSHYRGKVVLVDFWATWCAPCVSSVPQLKQLQAKYKESKFQLLGVSADEDQKALKMFIADQSIDWPTMVDGDGKLQKRWMALSLPTYFVLDEAHVVRYRGTNLAQAVQVIEAILGKDEVAQLVRLTLEALDKNGDQKIEQSELPADKQGIFATTDLDKDGFWSVDELTKFTKANMTASQVDASPRP, encoded by the coding sequence ATGCCCTGCTGGAAACGTCTAGTCGCGAGCGTGATGCTGGTGCTCGTGGTGGCGCTCGCGACCTGTTCTCTGCGGGGGGAAGAGGTGGGTGATTCCCTTGCGGGAGCTGCGCGGCGCTTGGCGGAGGCGGAACGTCAAATCAAGAGTCAGGAGGACTACTGGTCGGCCCGGGAGCGATTAGCGGAGCAGGCAATGCGCTTGGCCGAGCAGGATCTCGAGAGCCAGGAGGCTGAAGCGGTGCTGCAGTGGGTTCTCGCTTCTCCCCGCTCGTCGGCTGTATCGCTGCGGGCATCGGAGTATCTTGCCGAGCACCACGGCACCTCGGAGCGAACGATCGAGTGGCTCTTTAACCAACAGCCACGCCAGTGGACACCTTCGCTCTATGACCGATTGCTGCGAGCAAAACAGCCCCAGGAGCTGCGCGTGCTGCTCGAGCTGAGCAAAGCGCTCCATGATCGCGAACTGCTGGTTTTGTCGGATCAAATGAAGGCTTCAACCGGCGGGCTGGGGGTGTATGAAGAGCGTCTCGGAAAATCGCTTGTCGAGCAGCTGCGTCAGCTCGACGATCGGAAGTGGATGGGGGAAGTGATCGCGGCATTCAAGGAGCTGGCAGCTCGGCATGGGGAGCGAGTCGTTGGTGGAGCGTCCATTCGCGATCTGGCCGACGGCGCCATCTTTTCGATGCAGCACTTGCGCTTGGGAGGGACCGCGACCGGACTAGCGGGAAAACTGTTGAGTGACAAGGAAGTTGATCTCAGTCACTATCGTGGCAAGGTTGTCCTGGTCGATTTTTGGGCCACATGGTGCGCCCCTTGTGTCAGTTCAGTGCCGCAGCTGAAGCAGTTGCAAGCGAAGTATAAGGAGAGCAAGTTTCAGCTGCTGGGAGTTAGCGCCGACGAAGATCAGAAGGCATTAAAAATGTTCATTGCCGATCAATCGATCGACTGGCCGACCATGGTGGATGGCGACGGCAAGCTTCAAAAGCGATGGATGGCCTTGTCGCTGCCGACCTATTTTGTGCTCGATGAGGCGCATGTGGTTCGCTATCGAGGGACGAATCTCGCCCAGGCGGTGCAGGTGATCGAAGCGATTCTCGGGAAGGATGAGGTGGCGCAGCTCGTTCGCTTGACGCTGGAGGCGCTCGACAAAAATGGCGATCAAAAGATTGAGCAAAGCGAGCTTCCAGCTGATAAACAGGGGATATTCGCAACCACTGATCTCGACAAAGATGGATTCTGGTCGGTCGATGAATTAACCAAATTCACGAAGGCCAACATGACAGCGAGCCAAGTAGACGCTTCTCCTCGCCCGTAG
- a CDS encoding DUF1428 domain-containing protein: MTYFDCFLAPVPRDNRAAYEELARISEQVVLECGAIRVVECWLDEAGPDAATYHGVDTAREIVEHGSFMKAAGASGEETVVMSFIEWPDKQARDAGMERVTSDPRMQFTDQPPVFDGKRLIAAGFRPMLDASR; the protein is encoded by the coding sequence ATGACCTATTTTGATTGTTTTTTGGCACCGGTACCGAGAGATAATCGGGCTGCTTATGAGGAGCTGGCGCGGATCTCGGAGCAAGTAGTGCTGGAGTGTGGGGCGATTCGGGTGGTGGAGTGCTGGCTCGATGAAGCGGGACCAGATGCAGCGACCTATCATGGGGTGGATACCGCGCGGGAAATCGTCGAACATGGGAGCTTCATGAAAGCTGCGGGCGCAAGTGGTGAAGAGACAGTGGTGATGTCGTTCATCGAGTGGCCTGATAAGCAGGCGCGCGACGCGGGGATGGAGCGGGTGACGAGCGATCCACGGATGCAGTTCACCGATCAGCCTCCCGTCTTCGATGGCAAGCGGCTGATTGCCGCCGGCTTTCGACCGATGCTGGATGCGTCGCGCTAG
- a CDS encoding terminase family protein yields the protein MPWPRQRDFLKRSSREALFGGAAGGGKSEALLMAALQFVDVPGYAALILRRDTRRLELPGGLIPRSHEWLQNTSARWSAIRKTWLFPTENEPATIAFGYLSSPDDKYRYASSEFQFIGFDELTEFPEDDYLFLFSRLRRTRDLPVPLRMRAASNPGNRGHQWVKQRFITREAMEAASRARDEQLATSNDLFWNEGRAYLPSRIIDNPSLDRASYLESLSHLPRLIRERLLHGDWSVQEDSLIRANWLRYFTHLHGMLHFEGGVLGERAAIHERDCQRFMTIDPAGTSEDRARESRSGTRCYSVLQIWDLARQSRGELLFLRHQVRARLGFDELCHTIRQLHQQYAPQKIWIENEKLGQAAVDVLRRELPIATIATRGRDKVTRAARLITKLERREILLPSEMLPWKQSLEAEMLTWTGQTSEPSDQIDAAAYAAEIASEKRAAVVLMG from the coding sequence GTGCCATGGCCACGTCAGCGCGACTTCTTGAAACGCTCGAGTCGCGAAGCGCTCTTCGGCGGCGCTGCAGGTGGTGGTAAGAGCGAGGCGCTCTTGATGGCGGCTCTGCAGTTTGTCGATGTGCCGGGCTATGCAGCGCTCATTTTGCGACGCGATACGCGACGACTCGAACTCCCTGGCGGGCTCATACCACGATCGCACGAGTGGCTGCAAAACACCAGCGCTCGGTGGAGCGCGATTCGCAAAACATGGCTTTTTCCCACGGAAAACGAGCCTGCGACGATCGCGTTTGGCTATCTCAGCAGTCCCGATGACAAGTATCGTTACGCCAGTAGCGAGTTTCAGTTCATCGGCTTTGATGAGCTGACGGAGTTTCCGGAAGACGACTATTTGTTCCTCTTCAGTCGCTTGCGGCGAACGCGCGATTTGCCTGTGCCGCTTCGGATGCGCGCGGCGAGTAATCCAGGCAATCGTGGTCATCAGTGGGTGAAGCAGCGGTTCATTACACGCGAAGCGATGGAGGCTGCCTCTCGCGCACGCGATGAGCAACTCGCCACGTCGAACGATCTGTTTTGGAACGAAGGTCGCGCGTACTTGCCTTCACGCATCATCGACAATCCATCGCTCGATCGCGCGAGCTACCTGGAAAGTCTCTCGCACTTGCCACGCTTGATTCGCGAACGTCTGCTGCATGGCGACTGGAGCGTGCAAGAGGACTCGCTGATTCGCGCAAACTGGCTCCGCTACTTCACGCACCTGCATGGGATGCTGCACTTCGAAGGTGGTGTGCTCGGCGAGCGGGCCGCGATACATGAACGCGATTGTCAGCGGTTCATGACGATCGACCCCGCTGGTACGAGTGAAGATCGAGCCCGGGAATCCCGCAGTGGAACTCGCTGCTATAGCGTGCTACAGATTTGGGATTTAGCCCGCCAATCGCGGGGGGAACTACTATTTTTGCGTCATCAGGTTCGCGCGCGATTGGGCTTCGATGAACTTTGCCATACGATTCGTCAGCTGCACCAGCAGTACGCGCCGCAGAAGATCTGGATTGAGAACGAGAAGCTCGGTCAGGCGGCTGTCGATGTGCTTCGAAGAGAATTGCCAATCGCGACGATTGCTACCCGTGGACGCGATAAAGTAACTCGCGCGGCGAGGCTCATCACGAAGCTCGAGCGACGTGAAATTTTACTGCCGAGTGAGATGCTCCCCTGGAAGCAATCGCTGGAAGCGGAAATGCTCACCTGGACCGGACAAACGAGCGAGCCCTCCGACCAGATCGATGCCGCTGCCTACGCCGCAGAAATCGCCAGTGAGAAGCGCGCCGCTGTGGTGCTAATGGGTTAG
- a CDS encoding GNAT family N-acetyltransferase: MTRFDIHLCSQVPRTFRLAALEGTFGLECAEMSHERIEAEVPSLEESWRIGAIVGPSGSGKTTLAKAAFSQGFRDILPWRGDVAMIDGLPDRPLAELMSLLTSVGLGSPRIWTRPFHQLSSGEQFRAHLARALAAPVDEARHSVLVVDEFTSNVDRTTARSIAAAVGATLRRNPQLPRLVVVTCHHDIVPWLSPDWHVNLNSGSAVLERTRVARPLVKLEVERAPQSMWQQFRKHHYLHGDLGRSSSCYIAKWQGELAAFLAVVPQLGRAGQKRISRIVTLPQFQGLGIGMRLAEHVARELSARGHRVTITASHPGVIRRCSSSPHWKLQRYSRTGKAAPQQFCERTIASTIRRPSASFQYIGVVDSQPAARDENEVRS; this comes from the coding sequence TTCCGCGCACGTTTCGTTTAGCAGCGCTCGAAGGAACATTTGGACTGGAGTGCGCAGAAATGTCGCATGAACGGATCGAGGCCGAGGTCCCCTCGCTCGAAGAGTCGTGGCGCATCGGCGCTATTGTGGGCCCGAGCGGAAGTGGCAAGACGACGCTCGCCAAAGCTGCTTTTTCCCAAGGATTTCGCGATATTTTGCCTTGGCGGGGGGATGTCGCGATGATCGATGGGTTGCCCGATCGTCCCCTCGCCGAACTGATGAGTCTGCTCACTTCGGTGGGACTCGGAAGCCCACGCATCTGGACGCGGCCGTTTCATCAACTGAGTAGCGGCGAGCAGTTTCGCGCCCATCTAGCTCGAGCATTGGCGGCTCCTGTCGACGAAGCGCGTCACTCGGTGCTTGTCGTCGATGAGTTCACCAGCAACGTCGATCGGACCACCGCGCGGAGCATCGCAGCGGCTGTCGGTGCAACGCTGCGGCGGAATCCTCAACTCCCTCGGCTGGTGGTTGTCACCTGTCATCACGATATCGTCCCGTGGCTCTCGCCGGACTGGCATGTCAACTTGAATAGCGGGTCGGCAGTGCTCGAGCGCACGCGTGTCGCGCGACCGCTGGTGAAGCTCGAAGTCGAGCGGGCTCCGCAAAGCATGTGGCAACAGTTTCGCAAGCATCACTACCTGCATGGCGACCTCGGTCGTTCGAGCAGTTGCTACATCGCCAAATGGCAAGGAGAACTTGCGGCGTTCCTCGCCGTGGTTCCTCAGCTCGGTCGCGCGGGTCAAAAGCGGATCTCGCGCATCGTCACGCTGCCACAGTTTCAAGGACTCGGTATTGGAATGCGACTCGCCGAGCATGTAGCGCGCGAGCTATCTGCGCGCGGTCATCGTGTGACAATCACTGCCAGTCATCCGGGAGTGATTCGTCGCTGCAGCAGTTCACCCCACTGGAAATTGCAGCGGTACTCGCGGACCGGCAAAGCAGCGCCTCAGCAGTTCTGCGAGCGAACGATTGCGTCGACGATTCGTCGCCCTAGCGCATCGTTTCAGTACATCGGTGTCGTCGATTCGCAACCAGCCGCGCGTGATGAAAACGAGGTGCGCTCGTGA